From Pedosphaera parvula Ellin514:
TATATTCATCGTGCGGGCGACATGGCAACCGCGGCTTTGGCATTATTTTGTGCTTTGATGGCTTACCATGGCATCAAAGGGATTTTGGACTTAAAAAAGCCCTGGCGGCTTTTGTTATTGGGACTGACACTTGCCGTCAGTTTGTTTGCTGGTTTCCGTTCAATGCTGGTACTGTTGTCCCTTACATTTATAGTGCAGTTTTATTTTGAAGGATTGTTCAAGACCCGGTATTTCTTAATTTTGCTAATGGGTGGTATCCTGGTTTGCTCCGTAACGCTCCCAGTGGTGCACAAGCTGCCGCTCTCGGTCCAGCGCACCCTGAGTTTCCTGCCTATAAACGTGGATCCAGTGGCTAGGCGAGACGCAGAATCTTCCACTGCTTGGCGCGTTGATATGTGGAAGGAACTGATGCCGCTGGTACCCAAATATTTAATCAAAGGCAAGGGTTACGGGCTGAATCCGGACGAATTGTTTATGGCCTGGGAATCCAGCTCGCGCGGCCATGTTGGTTCGGCGGAAATTTCACTGATGGCGGGAGACTATCACAGTGGGCCTTTGTCGCTCATAATCCCATTCGGGATTTTTGGTGTCATTGCCTTTCTTTGGTTTCTAGGGGCTTCTTTCATGGTGCTTTACCGCAATTATCGGCATGGTGATCCTGTCCTTCGGCAAATAAATACATTCCTCCTGGCATACTTCACCGTGCGCGTTTTTCATTTCTTTTTTATTTTCGGCTCAATCCATTCGGACTTGTTTTTCTTCACTGGCTTGATAGGGCTGAGTGTCAGTTTAAATCAAGGTGCTGGTCAGCCAATAGTAGAGCTTGAGGCGACTAGGGAGGTTGAGATATGAGTTGCCAAATTCGCCAATCTATTGCGAATGGATTGATTATTGCTTCAAGAAAGAAGTTTTCGAATGTCTAACGCATTTTTACTATTTCGATCACTGGTAATTTACGGCATATGCCTGCCTCTGGCCATATTCCTCGGATACCTGCTGGCCACGCCCATGGATCTCACGACCGTGGTTTCCGTCGGAATAGTCCTGGCCTTACTTTCAATTCCGCTGTTTTTACGCTGGCATTATCCTTGGATGCTTCTGTTTTGGAATGCGAACGCAATCATATTTTTTCTTCCGGGAAAGCTGCAGTTTTCAATTTTATTGGTTTTGATCAGCTTCTCCATCTCCGCTTTGCAGTACATTCTTAACAGGAACCTGAAATTTCTTTATGTGCAATCCATCGCCTGGCCTTTGTTTCTCCTGGCTACAGTAGTGATTTTTACAGCCAAGCTCAATGGTGGGATTGGACTAAACGTGCTTGGTGGAGAAAACATAGGCGGCAAACGCTATGTTTATTTGTTGATAGGGGTCCTGGGGTTTTTCGCTATTTCCAGTCGCAAAATACCCTCCGAGAAAGCTCCTCTGTACATTGTTTTGTTTTTCATAGGTGCTTTGTCGGCAGCCATTGGGAGCCTGATCCAGGTTGTCAGTCCCGCACTATACTTTATTTTCCTTATATTTCCTCCTGAGGAGCAAGGATTGCAGGCGGTTGTAAGCTCAATGGGCCCGGAACACGCTTACACTCGCTTGGGCGGATTGTCTGGAGCGGGTACTGGGGTTCTTTTTCTTATGCTCGCATGCTATGGCCTGCGGGGGGTGTTTAACCTGAAGAAATTCTGGCGCCCCATGATTTTCATGTTCTTCATGGTAATCGGCTTGTTTGGTGGTTTCCGTTCAATGGTTATCATCCTGGGCTTGGTGCTTGGTGGACTGTTTTATTTCGAAGGATTTATGCGAAGCAGAATCCTGCCGATCTTGATTCTTTTCCTCATTCTTGGCGGAACCTTGACCGTGTCCATGGTGGATAAGATGCCCCTATCCATCCAGCGCTCGTTGAGTTTCCTCCCCATCAAAATAGATCCCATTGCCGAAAGGGATGCCCGGGCCTCATCGGATTGGCGCCTGCAAATGTGGGCCACGGTCCTGCCTCAGGTTCCCAAATACTTGATCCTTGGAAAAGGCTATTCCATCAATGCAAGCGAGATGGATCAGATCCAGGCTGGCCTGAGCAGAGGTGGAGATTCTGCGGAAGGGGCTGCCATGGCGGGAGACTATCATAACGGCCCGCTCTCGTTAATCATGCCATTTGGAATCCTTGGTGCTGGCGCTTTCATCTGGTTTCTGGTGGCGAGTCTCCGGGTTCTGTATCAGAACTTTAAAAATGGCGATCCTTCCTTGCAGAAGATCAATACATTTCTATACATCTACTTTTTTGTGAAAGCGATTGCCTTCTTTCTGATTTTCGGTTCGTTGTATTCAGACATGATCATGTTTGCCGGAATTGTTGGATTCAGTATTGCCTTGAATGGAGGGGTGTGTAAACCGGTCGTGGAGCCCGTGGCACGGCCGGTCTTGAGTAAGTTCAGACTGGCCGGTGCAGTCAAACAAAGTTGAGATGAGCATGGTGCTCCGATTGCGAATGAATGTAAATCGACTGGAAACCCATGCCCCCAAGCTTGAGGGTTTTTCTCTGGAATCTGGAATTTGCGGGCCTTGCGTGATAATCCCCGCAGCAGCCTGTCATGATCCGCTTCCGTTAAAAACGCTTAAGACCTCCGAATGCACTTTTCCATAATTACCCCAAGCTTTCGCAACTCCCAGTGGCTGAAGCTTTGCATCGCTTCGGTGGCGGATCAGGAAGGTGTTACCATCGAACATATCGTGCAGGATTCCTGCTCGGACGATGGCACACAGGATTGGCTGCCATACGACTCACGCGTAAAGGCTTTTATTGAAAAGGACAAAGGCATGTACGATGCCGTAAACCGTGGGTTGACGAAAGGCCGGGGCGATATCCTGGCTTATCTCAATTGCGATGAGCAATATCTCCCGGGAACTTTGTCCGCAGTATCAAAATTCTTTGATCAACATCCGAATGTCGATGTGGTTTTCGGTCATTTTGTGGTAGTTGATGGCGAAGGAGGTTATCTGTTTCACAGAAAAGTTCAGACCCCCATGAAATACCACACCTGGGTTTCCCATCTGCCGACCTTTACTTGTGCAACGTTTTTCCGGCGGAAGCTTATTTCGGAATACGGGCTGTACTTTAACCCGAGTCTGCGAGATGTCGGAGACGGTGAGTGGATGCTGCGCTTGTTGAGACGTGGAACTCCCATGGCGGTTATTCCCCAATTTACTTCTATCTTTACCATGACCGGAGCCAATATGAGTGCGCGACCGAATGCCCGACGGGAAGCAGTCGAGCTATTCAACTCCGCGCCCTTTTGGGTACGAAAGGCGAAGCCGGCGATAATCCTGCTTCATCGGCTTCGAAGATTCCTTGGTGGTGTTTATTCTCAGGAAAGCTTCTCCTATTCGTTGTACACCTCCTTGAGCCCGGTTCAGCGTGTAGTTCATCCAGTGACTCAACCCAGGTTTCAGTGGCGAACCTGATTAATTCGACGAAAGCCAATCAAAGGATCACAGATGGTATCCAGACACCCTTTACACCAGGCGTCATCGCGCCTAGACTGTGCGCCATACGCTAGGTGGGATTACACATTTTTTAGCGCTTCAAGCCACTGTGGCCAAATGGAACCAAAAATGATTCTATGAATTGGGCTCGACTACGAAACGCACCATGGTTGGATACTCGAGCGGGATTTGTGGCTCGTGCGCCTCATGGAGCATCTCTGCTGGATCTGGGATCTTCGGATGGGGAGACGCTTCAACATATAGCCGAGTTACGACCGGACCTTCAATTGTTCGCGACCGATCTTGAAGGCCTGCCCGAAAACTATCCGGCCAAGTGCCAGTTTCATCGAGGGGATTTACAACGCCATTCATTACCTTGGACAGATGCATCCATCAGGGCTATCACCTGCATGCATTTAGTGGAACATTTGCATGATCTAACCCTTTTAATGAAAGAGGCAAAACGGTTATTGGAGAAAGGCGGGGAATTTTATATCGAAACACCGCATCCGAAAACGGTTGCCCTGGCTAGTCCCAAAGGGTCCGGGGCAGGGACGTTCACACTCAATTTTTACGATGACCCGACTCATATAAAACCAGTGGCCATCGGTGCGGTGGCCCGCTTACTCAGGGAAGAAGGCTTTGAGATTTTGAAGTCTGGAACCTCCCGCAACTGGTTGTTTGCTGCCTCGCATCTGGTGTATCAGTTTCTTCCCCCCAGCCGGCAAAAATATACTGCCAGGGTCCACTGGTTGGGATGGTCGGCCTATGTAATTGCTCGCAAGCGATGAAAAAGCCAAAGCTTCTTGTGATCGAATTATGGGGCGTGGGTGATCTGGCCATAGCAACCCCATTTTTGCGCAAAATCTCGGAAAAATATGATGTAACCTTGTTATCCAAGTCTTATGCCATCGATTTGCAGCAGCACTTTATGCCTTTGGTAATGATCGCTCCATTTAATGCGCCATGGACAGCATTCAAAGGCAAGTACCGCATTCTATCATGGCCCTGGCGGACACTGTTTTCAATTGTAAGGCAGCTTCATCGAACGCATTTTGATGTGGCCCTTTCAGCGCGGTGGGATCCGAGGGATCATTTATTGCTCTGGTTGACTGGTGCGAAGATGCGGTTGGGTTTTCCGCGGACGGGCAGCCGGATTTTTTTGACCAATGCGCTGACATCACCCAATCACGCGGAACATCGATATGAATACTGGCGTGCCATGGCACAGGGTTTGGGTGTGGATCTCGAGCCCAGGAATCGCATCCAATTGAAACAGATTCAGAAGGGGCGTGTTATTTTTGTGCACACCGGAGCTGGTCAACCGGTGCGTGTCTGGCCGTTGCAGCAATACAGGAATCTGGTCCAACGACTGCGGGAGCACCATTACAGTGTAAAGGTGGTATGCAATCCCGAACAGCGGGAATGGTGGTTAAACGCGGGCGAGAAACATGTTGAAACGCCACAGACTATCACCGATCTTTTGCATTTGATGGAGGGTTCTGCTGCATTTCTAGGCAATGATTCCGGGCCAGGGCATCTCGCCGCGTTTTGTGGAATTCCAACTTTTACCTTCTTCGGCCCGCAGGTTCCCGAATGGTTTGTCCCACTTCATCCCGCCGCGGAATGGTCCCCTGGAAAGGCCTGTCCTTATAAACCTTGCTCCGATTCTTGTCGCTTTCCCACACCCTTTTGCCTGCAGGACGTGACCTGCGACGAGGTCTGGCCACGAGTGCAAAAGTTCGTGCAAAAATTTGCCGATGATTCGCCACTAGCGCCCACACATGAGGCTACTTAAACATGCCGATGATAAAGCCGGCCAGAAATAGTGCGATCCCAATCACGGCCACAAAGTATTGCGTGACCGTGCAGATTCTCATGATGGTTTCACCGCGAGACTTTCCTTGAATGGTGTTGTATTCCAGGAGCTTTTCTCCAGCCCGCTTGTAGTCGCGATAGGCTGGCATCAGGGAGGTTTTACATAGAGCCAAGGCTTCCTTATGCTTTTGCTGGTCCACTAACTGAAGCGTTTTACCGCGAAGTTCACGGTAAACTTTGCGCACCTCCACCAGGTTATTATAATTCATTCGGTCGTCGGCGGAGTAGATGGAGCTCTGATAGGCCTGCAAATATTCATCCGCTTTTTGGCTGAATTCCTCCATTTCGTCGCGATACCTCGCCTGCTCTGCTGTGTCTTCGGACATCACGACCAGCAAGGTGCGATTGAATGCTTCGGCCAGGTTTGAATCAGCAGCGCCGGCATTGGAGAGACCGGGAAGCGTATCTTTAACAATGAGTTGTGCCTTGCTTTTGAGTTGTTCAACGCTCAGGAAACCCAAAGTTCCGATGATTAAAAATATCACGGCGGAGACTGCCAGTCCTTTGATTGGGAACATCCTCCGAAGAACCTTGTTTAGCTTCCCGGAGGGGGAATTAACCCGTTTTCGAAGTGATTTGTTTGGCGGAGCTGCCGCCGGAATTTTCGCATTGGCGGTCTTCTGGTAAATGGAATTGAGTTGCTCACCTTTCTTATCCCAGTCGTAATCCGAAAGCACCACTTCGCGAGCGGCCCGGCCGTGCTCGATCAACATGTCGCGATTGCGATCGTATCGTTGCAGTGCACTGGCAAGGCCCTGAATTACTTCTTTCCGGGAGCCGAGTGAGACCTGGATGCCGGCACCTTTTTTCACCGATACCCTAGGCCCTCCGCAATCAAGGCAGATTACGGGAACCCCGTGCGACATGGCTTCGATTACAGCGTATCCTCCTGTATCATGCAGGCTGGGAAAGAGGAATAAGTCGTAATGGGAATACATTGCAAGCACTTCTCTTCGCGGCATCCTGCCTCGAAACTCAACTCTCTTTTCCATGCCGAGCCGTCTGACCAGCTTTTTTGCCGCTTCCAGGTAATTTCCATCTCCCACCAGCGTAAAAGTTGCATCGATTCCCGATTGATGCAGAGCATGAATGGCAAGGTCAATGCCCTTCAATGTGATGACGTTGCCAACGAACAGAATCTTGAGCGGACCTTCGATTGCCTTCCGTGGTAAAAAGGGGGTTTTGGAAACGTGCAGCCCGATCGTAGGCATGAGGGTGGTTTCGAAGCCCAGATTGAAAAAGGTTCGTTTCATCTCATGTGTGGAAACGAGGGTGGTGGTGGTCGCCATCGCCCTGCGCGGCAATACATGGATTGGAGCTGCCTGGATGAAATTGTTGACGTTGCGAATGATTTCAGCAATCAACGACTTGGGATGTGTCCAGGGTAGTAGGGAGAATGGAATGGATTCAATGCCGCCGATAGGGCCCCACACACTCGGCACGCCATGCTCCCAAATCGCAGTGCGATAGCGGAATCCCGCAAAGGTGACATGGTGGATCAAGTCAAACGTTTGTTCCTCCGTTAACCGGGCGATTATTTCCCAAACCGATTGCTGCCAGAGGATATAATACATTCGGACGGCTTTGAATCGTTGCTTCAGATGCAGAAGGATCGGCTTTTCGTCGTGGTATATGAAAGAAGGCAGGGACTGCTTTCCTCGCAGGTTCGCTAATTCCTGCTCGATCGCAAACCTATTATTCTCTCTCGTGATTACCGTTACGTCGTGGAATCTGGCCATCTGCAAGGCCCATTGCCAGCCCACTTCAGGTTCAGACCCTTTGTTTGGCTCACAAGCGTATGCAGAAATCAGAACCTTTAACTTTTTTGACATGTAACTTAAATAATGCTGGATAAAATAATACCTTATTGCAAGTCCGGTCCTGTGGCATTGGAAAGAAATGAGAAGATCTTCTGGTAACCACTTCCTGGCTGGTTTCCAAAGTGTTGTAAGTCTAAATTCCAGCAGCTTTAATAACGATTAACGTTGCGTGCTCATTCTCTAATTTAATACGATTTCACGATAGTCTGTTGAATTATGGAAGCTGCCGAACTTTATAAAATGTTGGAGGACCAATATTTTGGTCCGAACATGCATGAACGCAAGGAGATTGAGCTGCTTCCCGGCCTGCTGACAGGAGTAAAGGTGTTCGTTGATGTAGGCGCAAGCCTGGGGCCTTACAGTTATTATGCCAGCAAGGTGATAACCGATGGACAGATCACCTGCATAGAGGCTGATCCGGTGCGGGTGCGACGCCTGAAGGAGCTAACTGAGGAATGGGAGAAGGCTACCGGCAACAAATTCAGGGTGGTGCATGCCGCAGCAGCCGACAAACCCGGAAAGATGGATTTTTTTCTGACGGATGCCTGCATTAGCGGGGCCTTATTCAAACACCATGTTCCGGACAAGGAACTGAGTAATTCCCTGAATTGGAACAAAACTGAGGTGGATGTCACCACGCTGGATGATCTGTTCCAGAATCAAGATCCTGACCTGATTAAAATTGACGTGGAGGGGGCAGAATACCGGGTTTTGTTGGGAGCACGCGAAATTCTTAAGCGAGGCAAAAGCCGTTTTCTCGTGGAGGTGCATCCCTGGGGTGATGAACCTTTAAAGAAAAAGCCCGCGGATGTTTTTAACCTGTTTCGCGATTATGGCTATGACTGCAAGCGAACACATCGCCACTGGCATTTCCAAAAATCCGGAACCGCCCTGACTCGTTATTTCAAGAACCGGATTGTGGTGTTTATTTATGGACAGGAATGGTTGAAGAACCTGTTGAAAAAAACAGTGCTGGTCCTGAGCGGCCATACCAAGCGGTGAGCCGCCATTATTCCCGGGCGATCCAATTGTGAGCGAGTCTGGCAAGAAGCTCAGTGGCACGTTGTCGCCCTTCGGTTTGCTGAAGCACTTCCACGCTATATAACAGGTAGGCAATCGCGAGATACTTCTCCGCTCCTTCGAGCCCGGAAAGCTTCAGATAATTCTGGAATTCTCGAGCACCAAAAAGTGTCTGTAGACGTTCGACCAGTTTTTCAGTAGCGAGCTTATCCACCAAAATTCCGGTTTGAATGACATAATGCAGCCAATCCCAGGTGGGAAAGCCGATCTTTTCGCCGCGTTCCCAATCCAGCACCGTCCAGGTGCCATCCTTGGAAGACACCTTGATATTCCACGGTGCAAAGTCTCCGTGGAAGATGGCAGGATGAAAGTTCAGGTTTGCGAATTCGCCGGTGAGGCGTGCCAATAGCGGATTGGAGGAGGTCCTTTCTTTTAGATTCTGCCAGGCCGGAACATCTTCGATTCCCACGCGCTTCTGACGGTCAATCCAATTCGCCAGGATATTTCCGATTCCATCACCCACTTCGCCTTGAGGTGAATCGCCCTCGATATATCGGAGTGCCAAGGCTTCCACTTTGACAGAGCTCAATGTACGCAGGAATTCGGGCAAGCCACCGATGCTGGGTGGTGCTGATTGCAGAAACGCGCTCTCTTTCCTTATGAGCCGGCTAGCCGATTCACCTATTCCGGCTTTCACAACGACAGCAGGTTGGTCGCGTTCGTCGAACAGAAGCAAGATAAAGCGTCTGCCCTCTACATTTGGATTTCCGGCCAGCAGGGCAAATGATGGGAACCTGCCAGGTTTCCCTCCGACCAATTCCTTCAAGAAAGAAGCGAAAGGGTCGCCTGTAACAATAGCGAGGGTTACTTTCTCCAAAGGCAGTGGCATTCCCAACTTCAACGCTACGGAAAGAGCTTTCCTTGCCAGTCGAGCCTTGGAGGTTTGAGCAGGATAAAGCGAAAGCGATCGTGCGGCGAGCAACCGAGAATCGGGAAGGAGCAAAAAAGGCTGTCCCGCCTTCTTGACTGTCCGGAACTGAAGATGGCAGTCAGCTTGACCTTTCGCTTGGAAGAGCTCTGCCCAGGAAATAGGAGGGGAGGCAGCCATCTTAATTCCTACTAACTGCGCCTCTCCTCGCGTGCGGCCAAGCAAAGCAGCACTTCGCGGCAAACAGCATTCGCTACTTGTTCCGGGGTTTGCTCGGCGGAAACCAAGGCATATCGCGATTCATTGGCAGCGAGTTGCTGTAGTGTGGATTGCTGTTTCTCAAGTTCCTCCAACGGCAATTCGGGTTTGCGCTGATGAATCACCCGTGCCGGAGCGGAAAGGACAAAGACACGATCTGCCTTGGGAAGCAGGTGACGCAGCACGGCAACCAAACCTGAAGTGCCTCTCAATCGATAACGTTTTTGATCGACCAACAAATCATCAAAGCTGCGGTCGAAGATAATGAGTGTACTGCGAATCTTTCCCGGAATGACCTTTAGGAACCAGCCTGCCCAGTGGTCTGCGAAATAATAAAATACCTTCAGCCAGCTCGTCAACAGGCCGCGAGGCGGCTTTCCGTGCGGATCGGTTATCACACCCTGTTTCTTTTTCTGAAATACTGCCGGGCGGAAATGGAAGGTTTGTTGATGGCGGAAGCAAGGCTGCAGCAGTTGCTCCAGGTTGGCCAGCAAAGTTGATTTACCGGAGCCATCCGAACCCAGCACGGCCAGGCATATGCCGGTTGGTTGAAATACTCGCTTCACCACACGCACGCTTTCTTGCAGCTTCAGCCTGGGGCCAAAACTGTTTCTTGAGAGCATGACCTTGCCCAGGGGACGCCAATCGTCAGGTGGATGATTAAACCATTCCTTCAGACTCCTGCCGGTTTCTCCAAAGACCTGGGTGAAATAACGCTGCGCATTGTCCGGGTCTTGCTCCCATAATTCCTTCAGGCGAGGGAGGTATTTGGCCGGCGATTTATTTTTGGCATCAAATACCTTGGCCAGGACATAAATAAACTCGGCCGCAGGGGCCGGAATATAAAATCCACGATAAGGGAGCCGGTTTCCGAGCAATATCTCTTCGGACACCAAAAAGCGTCTCGCCCGGGCGTAGTTGGAACAGGCATCAAGCTTCAGGGATTCGTGCGGATTTTCCAGATTTACCAGCACTGCGTAAAATGCGAAGACACCGTGCTGAAGTGTTTGAGCGAGCGCCCAGCCGTTTTTGCGGGCCAATTCTGACTGGATGCCTCTAAGTTTCGGCAAATCGGACGTGGGAACTGCATAGTCGATATCCGATGAGATATTATCCGGCAATTCCTGATACGAGTGGAGAATGACGTAGGGAATGGATCGCTGCTCCAGTTCGCGAAAGAACAGTCGAAAGAATTCTCTGGAATCGCAGGTCATTCTGAAATAGAAACGGATACTGCATTGCCATATGGCCGTTATCCGGGGCCACTCAAGGCATCGGAAATAGAATGAAATCAGAGGGCAAATGCAAGGCTAATATGGTCTATAGTTAAATTGTGCTGGATCTCTTTTGCTCTGAACTTTTCCTGGGCTTCGCGCAACGCCGCCTTTTTGAGCGTGGATTGCCTGTTTTTACGTATCATAGTATCGCCGCGCCCTCGGTCGGGGTGAAAGATCCTTTTCTTTACGTAACGCCCTCCCGTTTTTCCCAACAATTGGAAACTCTCGCTGAAGCGGGTTTCACCTCAGGCACACTCGACGAGGTTGCTCAAAACCGAAACAACAGAGGGAAAAAGGTGGTTATCACCTTCGACGATGGGTATCTAAATGTGTTGGATAATGGGCTAAAAATCCTGCTTCAACATAAGTTCCGAGCCATCCAGTTTATCGTGGCGGATTTAATCGGCACACGTAACGAATGGGATGTGAAGCATGGAGACATAGCGGAGGCGCTGATGGATGTTTCTCAAATCCGGGAGTGGCTGGCAGCCGGGCAGGAGATTGGCTCCCACAGTTCGACTCATCGCAACTTGTCCAAGCTTAACCAGGTGGAAGCCAGGGAGCAAATTTTTGGCAGCAAAAAGAAGCTGGAGGATACTTTTGGAATTCCTATTCGCCATTTTTGCTATCCACATGGGAAGTGGAACCCGATGATTCGCGATCTGGTTGGGGAGGCAGGTTATGTAACCGCCTGCACTACCGAATTCGGCGTGAATACCTCAGCCACGGCAAAGTTTGAGCTCAACCGCATCTTCTGTTTGTCTGAATATGAGATGATGCGGAAAACCCGGCACCGGATCATGCGCAAACTGACCAGGAAGTAATACGTTCTCCCCAGTTGAAAGGCGTCATAGAAACAGCATGCTTGACCTGGTGGGAACTCTATCCGACGATGATTTTCGATGAAATTTAGGCGCATCGGCCAAACCGAGATTGACTGCTCCATCATTGGATTGGGAACTGGCCGGCTCGCCTCGGTTTCCGGAGGTGTTTCCAGAACTGCAGCCGTAAATTTATTTGGCGTGGCCGAGGATTTGGGAATCAATTTAATCGATACCGCGGACAGCTATGCCCAGGGTGAATGTGAGAAGATCATCGGCCAGGCCCTGCAGGGGAAGCGCAGCCAGTTCATCATAACCACGAAGGCCGGTTATTCCTTCTCCAGCGTTGCGGGAGGTTTGCGGTTGCTTAAACCTCTGGCCAAAAAAGTTCTGAAGATGTTTAAAGGCGGTCGCAGCCTGGCCGGCAGTGTTCGAACCAATGTCTCACGACAGGATTTCACAGCGGCATACATTCAGCGGGCCGTGGACTCAAGTTTGCAACGCTTGCAAAC
This genomic window contains:
- a CDS encoding polysaccharide deacetylase family protein, encoding MLDLFCSELFLGFAQRRLFERGLPVFTYHSIAAPSVGVKDPFLYVTPSRFSQQLETLAEAGFTSGTLDEVAQNRNNRGKKVVITFDDGYLNVLDNGLKILLQHKFRAIQFIVADLIGTRNEWDVKHGDIAEALMDVSQIREWLAAGQEIGSHSSTHRNLSKLNQVEAREQIFGSKKKLEDTFGIPIRHFCYPHGKWNPMIRDLVGEAGYVTACTTEFGVNTSATAKFELNRIFCLSEYEMMRKTRHRIMRKLTRK
- a CDS encoding glycosyltransferase family 9 protein yields the protein MKKPKLLVIELWGVGDLAIATPFLRKISEKYDVTLLSKSYAIDLQQHFMPLVMIAPFNAPWTAFKGKYRILSWPWRTLFSIVRQLHRTHFDVALSARWDPRDHLLLWLTGAKMRLGFPRTGSRIFLTNALTSPNHAEHRYEYWRAMAQGLGVDLEPRNRIQLKQIQKGRVIFVHTGAGQPVRVWPLQQYRNLVQRLREHHYSVKVVCNPEQREWWLNAGEKHVETPQTITDLLHLMEGSAAFLGNDSGPGHLAAFCGIPTFTFFGPQVPEWFVPLHPAAEWSPGKACPYKPCSDSCRFPTPFCLQDVTCDEVWPRVQKFVQKFADDSPLAPTHEAT
- a CDS encoding glycosyltransferase; protein product: MSKKLKVLISAYACEPNKGSEPEVGWQWALQMARFHDVTVITRENNRFAIEQELANLRGKQSLPSFIYHDEKPILLHLKQRFKAVRMYYILWQQSVWEIIARLTEEQTFDLIHHVTFAGFRYRTAIWEHGVPSVWGPIGGIESIPFSLLPWTHPKSLIAEIIRNVNNFIQAAPIHVLPRRAMATTTTLVSTHEMKRTFFNLGFETTLMPTIGLHVSKTPFLPRKAIEGPLKILFVGNVITLKGIDLAIHALHQSGIDATFTLVGDGNYLEAAKKLVRRLGMEKRVEFRGRMPRREVLAMYSHYDLFLFPSLHDTGGYAVIEAMSHGVPVICLDCGGPRVSVKKGAGIQVSLGSRKEVIQGLASALQRYDRNRDMLIEHGRAAREVVLSDYDWDKKGEQLNSIYQKTANAKIPAAAPPNKSLRKRVNSPSGKLNKVLRRMFPIKGLAVSAVIFLIIGTLGFLSVEQLKSKAQLIVKDTLPGLSNAGAADSNLAEAFNRTLLVVMSEDTAEQARYRDEMEEFSQKADEYLQAYQSSIYSADDRMNYNNLVEVRKVYRELRGKTLQLVDQQKHKEALALCKTSLMPAYRDYKRAGEKLLEYNTIQGKSRGETIMRICTVTQYFVAVIGIALFLAGFIIGMFK
- a CDS encoding class I SAM-dependent methyltransferase, translating into MNWARLRNAPWLDTRAGFVARAPHGASLLDLGSSDGETLQHIAELRPDLQLFATDLEGLPENYPAKCQFHRGDLQRHSLPWTDASIRAITCMHLVEHLHDLTLLMKEAKRLLEKGGEFYIETPHPKTVALASPKGSGAGTFTLNFYDDPTHIKPVAIGAVARLLREEGFEILKSGTSRNWLFAASHLVYQFLPPSRQKYTARVHWLGWSAYVIARKR
- a CDS encoding O-antigen ligase family protein, whose product is MSNAFLLFRSLVIYGICLPLAIFLGYLLATPMDLTTVVSVGIVLALLSIPLFLRWHYPWMLLFWNANAIIFFLPGKLQFSILLVLISFSISALQYILNRNLKFLYVQSIAWPLFLLATVVIFTAKLNGGIGLNVLGGENIGGKRYVYLLIGVLGFFAISSRKIPSEKAPLYIVLFFIGALSAAIGSLIQVVSPALYFIFLIFPPEEQGLQAVVSSMGPEHAYTRLGGLSGAGTGVLFLMLACYGLRGVFNLKKFWRPMIFMFFMVIGLFGGFRSMVIILGLVLGGLFYFEGFMRSRILPILILFLILGGTLTVSMVDKMPLSIQRSLSFLPIKIDPIAERDARASSDWRLQMWATVLPQVPKYLILGKGYSINASEMDQIQAGLSRGGDSAEGAAMAGDYHNGPLSLIMPFGILGAGAFIWFLVASLRVLYQNFKNGDPSLQKINTFLYIYFFVKAIAFFLIFGSLYSDMIMFAGIVGFSIALNGGVCKPVVEPVARPVLSKFRLAGAVKQS
- a CDS encoding glycosyltransferase family 2 protein; the encoded protein is MHFSIITPSFRNSQWLKLCIASVADQEGVTIEHIVQDSCSDDGTQDWLPYDSRVKAFIEKDKGMYDAVNRGLTKGRGDILAYLNCDEQYLPGTLSAVSKFFDQHPNVDVVFGHFVVVDGEGGYLFHRKVQTPMKYHTWVSHLPTFTCATFFRRKLISEYGLYFNPSLRDVGDGEWMLRLLRRGTPMAVIPQFTSIFTMTGANMSARPNARREAVELFNSAPFWVRKAKPAIILLHRLRRFLGGVYSQESFSYSLYTSLSPVQRVVHPVTQPRFQWRT
- a CDS encoding O-antigen ligase family protein — its product is MACQKIPKERAKFWILLFFLPGLTWVVGYLSSASGSLGFLQNLFPSDSIVDDGGDPTVFVDYIHRAGDMATAALALFCALMAYHGIKGILDLKKPWRLLLLGLTLAVSLFAGFRSMLVLLSLTFIVQFYFEGLFKTRYFLILLMGGILVCSVTLPVVHKLPLSVQRTLSFLPINVDPVARRDAESSTAWRVDMWKELMPLVPKYLIKGKGYGLNPDELFMAWESSSRGHVGSAEISLMAGDYHSGPLSLIIPFGIFGVIAFLWFLGASFMVLYRNYRHGDPVLRQINTFLLAYFTVRVFHFFFIFGSIHSDLFFFTGLIGLSVSLNQGAGQPIVELEATREVEI
- a CDS encoding FkbM family methyltransferase produces the protein MEAAELYKMLEDQYFGPNMHERKEIELLPGLLTGVKVFVDVGASLGPYSYYASKVITDGQITCIEADPVRVRRLKELTEEWEKATGNKFRVVHAAAADKPGKMDFFLTDACISGALFKHHVPDKELSNSLNWNKTEVDVTTLDDLFQNQDPDLIKIDVEGAEYRVLLGAREILKRGKSRFLVEVHPWGDEPLKKKPADVFNLFRDYGYDCKRTHRHWHFQKSGTALTRYFKNRIVVFIYGQEWLKNLLKKTVLVLSGHTKR